The following coding sequences are from one Cryptococcus deuterogattii R265 chromosome 1, complete sequence window:
- a CDS encoding xaa-Pro aminopeptidase, whose amino-acid sequence MRNTALKLALPRPSMLRQLAFSRALPQSSSVISAPTYSSSSTISLPKPPKFGQPHATTHPHLVRTGELTPGVPGEEYERRRRRLMESLGEGSKIICMGGTVRLMSQSIFYRFRQSTDFYYLTGFHEPDATVVLESRPSSPRGYKYTLFVPPKDPHDTLWEGERAGLEGATSIFGADEAHSNTSLSSFLPGILSSGTIYASLPPSPSPSPSSQPFHPPSPRRRSSLLKLFSPSTFPSSSNSEFLPSDPPHLLLAGALSSERAIPLEKHIQKLRMVKSPIEIQLMKKAADISSAAHTKVMRAAKVGGREAELEAVFEFECAMRGSERQAYVPVVASGANALVIHYTKNDCTLDQDDMVLIDAGCEYHMYTSDITRTFPVSGAFTAPQRDLYQAVLNTQKECIKRCRVEDRVNLSELHRASCGLLLEELKQIGFKLSMGDVERTLYPHFLSHHLGSDLHDCPTRDRNAVLTEGNVISIEPGVYVPFDNRFPKHFHGQGIRIEDEVAFTRNGPLVLSANAPKEIADVEGVCQGLLE is encoded by the exons ATGCGAAACACTGCTCTAAAACTCGCCCTCCCTCGTCCCAGCATGCTGAGACAGCTCGCCTTTTCGCGCGCGCTCCCACAATCCTCATCCGTCATCTCAG CCCCCACatactcctcttcctccacaatCTCCCTCCCAAAACCACCCAAGTTTGGTCAGCCCCATGCAACTACTCATCCACATCTCGTTCGTACTGGGGAGCTTACACCAGGTGTACCTGGAGAGGAGTATGAACGACGGAGACGGCGGTTGATGGAGAGTCTCGGAGAAGGATCAAAGATTATCTGTATGGGTGGGACTGTGAGGTTGATGTCTCAGA GTATTTT CTATCGATTTAGACAAT CAACGGACTTTTACTACCTTACTGGTTTCCACGAGCCTGACGCTACTGTGGTTTTGG AATCAAGGCCTTCATCTCCCAGAGGATACAAGTATACCTTGTTCGTGCCACCCAAAGACCCCCATGATACATTGTGGGAAGGCGAGCGCGCAGGCCTTGAGGGTGCTACATCCATCTTCGGCGCTGACGAG GCTCACTCTAACAcgtctctttcttctttccttcccgGTATACTCTCTTCAGGTACCATTTAcgcatctcttcctccatcccccTCACCCTCACCTTCATCTCAACCTTTCCACCCTCCCTCACCCCGTCGTCGCTCGTCGCTCCTTAAActattctctccttctacattcccttcatcatcaaattcCGAATTCCTTCCCTCTGACCCCCcgcaccttcttctcgccgGTGCTCTCTCCTCTGAACGAGCTATCCCACTTGAAAAACACATTCAAAAACTCCGAATGGTCAAATCGCCAATAGAGATCcagttgatgaagaaggctgctgaTATTAGCAGTGCTGCGCATACTAAGGTGATGAGAGCAGCTAAAGTAGGGGGGAGGGAGGCAGAGCTTGAGGCTGTCTTTGAGTTTGAGTGTGCAATGAGAGGTAGTGAGAGGCAGGCATACGTTCCCGTTGTTGCTTCGGG GGCCAATGCCTTGGTTATACATTATACCAAGAACGACTGCACATTAGATCAAGATGAC ATGGTTTTGATTGATGCCGGTTGCGAATACCATATGTACACGTCAGACATTACGCGTACCTTCCCCGTGTCCGGCGCCTTCACTGCACCTCAACGCGATCTGTACCAAGCCGTGTTGAATACGCAAAAGGAGTGTATCAAGAGGTGTAGAGTAGAGGACAGGGTCAACTTGAGCGAACTCCACAGGGCTA GTTGTGGGCTGTTGCTGGAGGAGTTGAAACAAATTGGGTTCAAATTGAGTATGGGGGATGTTGAACGAACATTG TATCCTCACTTTTTATCTCATCACCTAGGCTCTGACCTTCATGACTGTCCTACGAGAGACCGTAACGCTGT TTTGACTGAAGGAAATGTTATCTCCATTGAGCCCGGCGTCTATGTACCTTTCGACAATAGATTCCCAAAACACTTCCACGGACAAGGGATTCGAATAGAA GATGAGGTTGCATTCACCAGAAATGGACCCCTCGTACTTTCAGCCAATGCTCCCAAGGAAATTGCCGATGTGGAGGGTGTTTGTCAAGGACTGCTGGAGTAG
- a CDS encoding farnesyl-diphosphate farnesyltransferase codes for MGIINLIVLGATHPMELRAMVNFAIWRDTRDITDKVELATTHYDRPTMRKCWDFLDLTSRSFARVIRELEGELARIVCLFYLVLRALDTVEDDMTIPNDVKLPLLRALHTKLYEPGWTFKESKEKDKIVLEEFDAIQTEFSLLDPKYQSVIADICKKMGAGMADFAALATPEQPVAEINSIADYDLYCHYVAGLVGEGLSGLFAASGKERSFIADQLTLSNSMGLLLQKTNIYRDLHEDVIDGRGFWPRAIWSKYGFNSMKELIDPERETEAMWAASEMVLDALRHATDALDYMTLLKCQSVFNFVAIPAVMAIATLERTFMNKKIFKENVKIRKGETLRLIMRATNPRDVSYIFREYARKIHAKVHKDDPNLLKLSIACGKIEQWAEHHYPSFIQIGSGAGNGVQSAIDPTSNDARAALFLRLAKESQEAARKARQEKFMADLRAKGLIKEKSDETDGDEEAKKQYEALQNEQTAPWLMIVGVIVGMLALMAVLGGIVVWVILKVYDE; via the exons ATGGGCATAATCAACCTTATCGTGCTGG GTGCCACCCACCCC ATGGAGCTTCGGGCCATGGTCAATTTTGCCATTTGGCGCGACACTAGGGATATTACGGACAAGGTCGAGCTGGCGACAACCCATTATGATCGACCAACCATGCGAAAGTGCTGGGATTTCCTCGATTTGACCAGTAGAAGTTTTGCGAGGGTCATCAGggagctggaaggagaACTTGCCAGGATT GTCTGTTTGTTCTACCTTGTGCTACGTGCACTGGACACCGTCGAAGACGACATGACAATCCCCAACGATGTTaagcttcctcttctccgcgCATTGCACACGAAGCTCTACGAGCCTGGGTGGACATTCAAGGaatcaaaggaaaaggacaaaATTGTCTTGGAGGAATTTGACGCTATCCAAACAGAGTTCTCTTTGCTCGATCCCAA ATACCAATCTGTCATTGCCGACATCTgcaagaagatgggtgCCGGTATGGCTGACTTTGCCGCCCTTGCTACTCCCGAGCAACCTGTAGCTGAAATTAATTCCATTGCTGACTACGACCTTTACTGTCACTACGTCGCTGGTCTCGTTGGCGAAGGTCTTTCTGGTTTGTTCGCTGCATCCGGCAAGGAACGTTCTTTCATTGCCGACCAACTCACCCTTTCCAACTCTATGggtctccttctccagaaGACTAACATCTATCGTGACTTGCACGAGGATGTTATTGACGGCCGAGGCTTTTGGCCTAGGGCTATCTGGTCAAAGTATGGTTTCAACTCTATGAAGGAGTTAATTGACCCTGAAAGGGAGACCGAAGCAATGTGGGCCGCGAGCGAAATGGTACTCGATGCATTGAGACATGCTACGGATGCTTTGGATTACATGACACTGTTAAAGTGCCAGAGCGTGTTCAACTTTGTGGCGATCCCTGCTGTCATGGCCATTGCGACTTTGGAGAGGACGTTCATGAACAAGAAGATTTTCAAAGAAAATGTGAAGATCAGGAAGGGAGAAACTCTTAGG TTGATTATGCGAGCAACGAATCCTCGTGACGTATCTTACATTTTCCGAGAATACGCCCGCAAGATTCACGCCAAAGTCCACAAGGACGATCCCAACCTCCTCAAACTGTCCATTGCTTGTGGCAAG ATCGAGCAATGGGCTGAACACCACTACCCCTCATTCATTCAAATCGGCAGCGGCGCGGGCAACGGCGTCCAATCTGCCATTGACCCCACTTCTAATGATGCGCGTGCAGCCTTATTCTTGCGTCTCGCTAAGGAATCGCAAGAAGCTGCTCGCAAAGCTCGTCAAGAAAAGTTCATGGCCGACCTTCGCGCTAAGGGGCtcatcaaggagaagagcgatgaaactgatggtgatgaagaggccaaGAAGCAATATGAGGCCCTTCAAAACGAGCAGACTGCACCTTGGCTCATGATCGTGGGTGTCATTGTCGGTATGTTGGCATTGATGGCTGTTTTGGGAGGTATTGTTGTTTGGGTTATTCTGAAAGTGTACGATGAA TAA
- a CDS encoding ferroxidase: MPTLSFLFLASATAASVATAAVHDLYWNITYATANPDQLHNKTQAIGVNGTWPPPPIVVNQGDTLTVHAFNGLGSVGTTLHSHGNYFNGSNYYDGAAAVTQCPIPPGETLVYEIPVNDQWGTYWIHGHYNGQYVDGLRAPLIIMPNKTTERTDITWDEDFTIIMGDWYHDTSPYLVSSYFLNWVNPTGAEPIPDSVAFYVMNTTSGEYMSRNIAQGVDVSADVNNNAAIPFEPGKKYRIRFINMSALSMLHIYMGGHTFDIIEVDAVDIEPYQSTNLTVSVAQRYSILVEALNTTDANYAIMFYQDTDMYDTVPDALAVNNSVTLQYDASLGPADMFNITDDTWPMLDDTRFVPLQAKRSAEADVSYELGAYFDTFDDGTNRAAFNNITYVMPTTPSLFTQISMGTDAWDTRIYGQQTHALMMPHLEMIELVIVNWDTGYHPFHLHGHEFQIMAKSFDVTSNDTSINPPVLEKQSNPARRDTIMVPPGGSVHIRFRADNPGAWIFHCHIDWHMDSGLAVIMITDPSYSQLSLKIPQTMKDHCEYWGYSATGNVVGLNSTTDFKGEAIGPLPLVMDWTPKAKGALAGCIIAALAGFASVVWYGAEHLDEKEIEAEIRRKAEIKAASGGKFGMIKKMAKRE, from the exons ATGCCTACGCTATCATTCTTGTTCCTCGCCTCAGCAACGGCTGCCTCTGTGGCTACAGCAGCTGTTCATGACCTGTATTGGAATATTACTTATGCCACAGCCAACCCAGACCAGCTTCATAACAAAACTCAGGCCATTGGTGTTAATGGTACTTGGCC ACCACCGCCTATCGTTGTAAACCAAGGCGACACTCTCACCGTCCATGCATTTAACGGCCTTGGATCTGTTGGGACCACTCTCCATTCCCATGGCAATTATTTCAATGGAAGTAATTACTACGATGGCGCTGCTGCAGTTACTCAATGTCCTATCCCTCCAGGTGAGACACTTGTCTATGAAATCCCTGTTAATGACCAGTGGGGAACCTACTGGATCCAC GGTCATTACAACGGCCAGTATGTTGATGGTCTGAGAGCTCCTCTTATTATTATGCCTAATAAGACTACCGAGCGAACGGACATCACTTGGGACGAGGACTTCACTATCATCATGGGTGACTGGTATCACGACACTAGCCCCTACCTTGTGTCCAGCTACTTTTTGAACTGG GTTAACCCTACTGGCGCTGAGCCTATTCCTGATTCTGTTGCCTTCTACGTTATGAACACCACATCTGGTGAATACATGAGCAGGAATATTGCACAAGGAGTGGATGTTAGTGCCGACGTCAACAACAATGCTGCTATCCCCTTCGAGCCTGGAAAGAAGTACCGAATCCGTTTCATCAACATGAGCGCTTTGTCCA TGCTTCATATTTATATGGGTGGCCATACCTTTGACATCATTGAGGTTGATGCCGTCGATATTGAGCCTTACCAGTCCACCAACCTCACGGTGTCTGTCGCCCAGCGATACTCCATTTTGGTCGAGGCCCTCAACACTACTGATGCCAACTACGCAATCATGTTTTACCAGGACACTGATAT GTATGACACCGTCCCCGACGCTCTCGCCGTAAACAACTCGGTCACTCTCCAATACGATGCTTCATTGGGACCTGCGGACATGTTCAACATCACCGACGACACTTGGCCAATGCTCGACGATACCCGATTTGTGCCCTTGCAAGCCAAAAGAAGTGCTGAGGCTGACGTGAGCTACGAGCTTGGAGCTTACTTTGACACTTTTGATGATGGAACCAACCGTGCTGCCT TCAACAACAT CACCTATGTCATGCCCACCACACCCAGCCTCTTCACTCAAATTTCCATGGGAACCGACGCTTGGGATACTCGTATCTATGGCCAGCAAACCCACGCTTTGATGATGCCTCATCTAGAGATGATCGAACTTGTCATCGTCAACTGGGATACTGGTtaccatcccttccatctaCACGGTCACGAGTTCCAGATCATGGCCAAGTCTTTCGACGTCACTTCAAACGACACTAGTATAAACCCTCCTGTCTTAGAGAAGCAATCGAACCCGGCCAGACG TGACACTATCATGGTTCCTCCTGGAGGCTCTGTCCACATTCGCTTCAGGGCTGATAACCCTGGCGCTTGGATTTTCCACTGCCACATCG ATTGGCACATGGACAGTGGCCTCGCCGTCATAATGATCACCGACCCCAGCTACTCTCAACTGAGTTTAAAAATCCCCCAGACCATGAAAGACCATTGCGAGTACTGGGGCTACAGCGCCACCGGTAACGTTGTTGGTTTGAACTCAACCACCGACTTCAAGGGTGAAGCCATTGGACCTTTGCCTCTTGTCATG GATTGGACACCTAAGGCCAAGGGAGCTTTGGCCGGCTGTATCATTGCCGCCTTGGCTGGTTTCGCCTCCGTCGTTTGGTATGGGGCTGAACATTTGGACGAAAAAGAGATCGAGGCAGAGAtcaggaggaaggcagAGATCAAGGCTGCTTCCGGTGGCAAGTTCGGAATGATtaagaagatggcgaagagggAGTGA
- a CDS encoding tuberin, with the protein MRHFCTHVAQNTSHLIFFSSFPYLQTPRNHLTAIPSTTAAAAMAHKDVPQNAQRVRMVAPFSMRCNRCGEYIHMGKRINANKETIHGEQVDGLDTLRLHINCSMCSSEITFKTDLLNAEYVCEDRATCSWETEVHNDDLGSASGGEEQGTYGGGLRRYRTGSIRRTQENSGGKERELMAQMADLKERNKRLEIANSTLLAALRTRRTILKPLDFSRPNAEPPVDERIHQLLSTNSPLSDPDAHTILEYYQEHDLCMPVVDDWLDNIWKLLNLFYLSSHDLPKARRSLALFMFNAIYVHIEQLSELRNKFVSQVIVPFLEKTLSQQTDDWFRQTALDVLVKAAVIETFERDEERRQARAKKKENEVEEEDAAALPSQEMKAAAAGGSFHAMRNIIVTQATAVRCKREDLALPKVEEKSESTTPPSIKEPPSISSRESFSSSSGFKGLMSALSPPSRTKELPSMSTPSIAPSIASSMAEDSQSAEHSPTPTPPPSHSTCPSQIAVRSLIAIFNQLAFHFPSSSPSLSKSARTLASSRCIAVYRDLLGLLYPTRHMSGDITPASRVASVHASCPKARVIILQFLFRLRADSTHRIYIRRNIDEVVRPFADILSRTREAVETQRANILADAEEARARLRARQMREVGSAPRESMRERASTASSRTRSRSRQGHIDSNAADTYNPLWQIPDALSFDMPAESISSEVLLTYDPDHPSLRVKDEPPVEGVWLPVSEYVACLCEILMHEKNWEIVSYVICFLPLQLGSRLFFRGVRATREVRKLLKVLCDTIPQDNRIERRCKHHAFVKRPNVNAVVYQALTILISYKDDLDSKECDTLIATFEMCLESNTIVAKPCIQALTLCVFELEQSIAKRLLPIISKMRDINLTSGIAVHLLEFILALGDHQPLFRNFTDAHYKDVFTLVIDYIAEHNARSDELPDMTSDKRESYTLSQHVIGLAYHAIYVWYLALKLSLRPDLVRHIITKLLQSRSIRVATDEMVEVCLDWLARYTYGNPDPKPTSSLLNEMVARESGESDPPKKQSWHLGNAILTITLHPGSGWASITSTRPTGATELIARLENLPLSEIDEDGLDLFVLPNLLMENRGLIMKDEEQALFTPLSTSSDPAGSSTPSQRRKEIAVDPAYFAIQLLSYPADSLDSIHGRPIPNEERFNRSLRNIELTPVIDTAKLGILYVASGQTDELDILSNTDGSPFYREFLAGLGSLIKLKGQMDVFTGGLNREDDSDGEYAYAWWNDLIQTVFHTATMMPNHAHDPKFDKKKRLIGNDFVKIIYNDSGRDYKFDTLRTAFNFINIVISPHTTPETYAPTPYVEMTDPENILGVRTRDDYFKVIVQRAPGIPDFSPVGKLKILSKETLPGFVRHVALMANDMAARFAHIRNASDPTEAEYITSWRSRLRAINRLKAGLPPVETKIDSEEEKKREEMLQDFTKLLSDQSIANPDQ; encoded by the exons ATGCGTCATTTCTGCACCCATGTCGCCCAAAATACAtcccatctcatcttcttttcctccttcccttaCCTTCAGACACCGCGAAACCACCTCACAGCTATCCCATCCACAACCGCTGCTGCAGCGATGGCCCATAAGGATGTTCCTCAG AACGCTCAGAGAGTGCGCATGGTAGCGCCGTTTTCTATGAGATGTAATAGATGCGGAGAGTACATCC ATATGGGTAAAAGGATCAATGCGAACAAAGAAACTATCCATGGAGAACAGGTCGATGGTCTAGACACATTGAGGCTTCATATA AACTGCTCTATGTGCTCTTCCGAGATTACGTTCAAAACCGACCTTCTGAACGCAGAATATGTTTGTGAAGACCGTGCGACTTGCAGTTGGGAAACAGAGGTCCACAATGATGATTTAGGCAGCGCATCCGGCGGAGAGGAGCAAGGAACATATGGTGGAGGACTAAGAAGGTATCGAACTGGGAGCATACGTCGAACTCAGGAGAACAGTGGAggcaaagaaagggaaTTAATGGCTCAAATGGCGGATCTTAA GGAGCGCAACAAACGCCTTGAGATAGCCAACTCTACCCTTCTGGCTGCATTACGGACAAGACGAACGATTTTAAAACCTCTCGACTTTTCTAGGCCCAATGCCGAACCTCCCGTTGACGAACGTATCCACCAGCTGTTGTCAACTAACTCTCCATTATCAGATCCCGACGCCCATACCATTTTGGAATATTACCAGGAACATGACCTCTGTATGCCTGTGGTAGATGACTGGCTTGACAACATTTGGAAATTGCTCAATCTTTTTTATCTATCCTCACACGATTTACCGAAGGCACGGAGATCTCTCGCGCTTTTCATGTTCAACGCCATCTATGTTCACATTGAGCAATTGTCGGAACTTCGAAACAAGTTCGTTTCGCAAGTCATTGTCCCCTTTTTGGAAAAGACACTTTCACAGCAGACTGACGATTGGTTCCGTCAAACTGCGCTGGATGTACTCGTAAAGGCGGCTGTGATTGAAACTTTTGAGAGGGACGAGGAACGTAGACAAGCCAGGGccaagaaaaaagagaatgaggtggaagaggaggatgcggCGGCGTTGCCGAGCCAGGAGATGAAAGCAGCCGCGGCTGGAGGCAGTTTCCATGCTATGCGAaacatcatcgtcacccAAGCCACTGCTGTAAGATGTAAAAGGGAGGATTTGGCATTGCCAAAGGTCGAGGAAAAATCGGAAAGCACGACGCCGCCTTCGATAAAAGAACCGCCCTCAATTTCATCGCGAGAGTCTTTTTCCAGTTCGTCCGGCTTCAAAGGCTTGATGAGTGCCCTGTCTCCTCCGTCAAGAACTAAAGAGCTTCCATCTATGTCGACGCCATCCATTGCGCCATCCATTGCTTCATCCATGGCAGAAGATAGTCAATCAGCCGAACATTCTCCCACGCCTACACCACCCCCATCGCATTCCACTTGCCCCTCTCAGATCGCTGTTCGTTCACTAAtcgccatcttcaatcAACTTGCTTTTCACTTTCcaagctcttctccatcactCTCCAAGTCTGCCAGAACCCTTGCCTCTTCGAGGTGTATTGCTGTGTACCGTGATTTGCTTGGTCTACTCTATCCTACCCGACATATGTCAGGGGACATCACACCCGCTTCACGTGTCGCTTCTGTACATGCCTCTTGTCCTAAAGCTCGtgtcatcatccttcaatTTTTATTCCGTTTACGCGCCGATTCCACTCACAGGATATACATCCGCCGCAACATTGATGAGGTCGTGCGTCCCTTTGCTGATATCCTAAGCAGGACAAGGGAGGCTGTTGAGACTCAGAGGGCGAATATCTTGGCTGATGCGGAAGAAGCCAGGGCGAGGCTGAGAGCGAGGCAGATGAGGGAAGTTGGTAGTGCACCGAGGGAAAGTATGCGAGAAAGGGCATCAACTGCTTCAAGCAGAACGCGAAGCCGATCAAGACAAGGCCATATCGATAGTAACGCTGCCGACACTTATAACCCGCTTTGGCAGATCCCTGACGCACTCTCTTTCGATATGCCGGCGGAAAGCATTTCTAGTGAAGTACTCTTGACTTACGATCCTGACCATCCATCCTTACGCGTCAAAGATGAGCCACCTGTCGAGGGTGTCTGGCTGCCAGTGTCAGAGTATGTGGCTTGTCTCTGCGAGATCTTGATGCACGAGAAAAACTGGGAAATTGTAAGCTATGTCATTtgcttcctccctcttcaactgGGAAGCCGGTTATTCTTCCGGGGAGTAAGAGCGACTAGGGAAGTCAGGAAATTACTCAAGGTGCTCTGCGATACCATACCGCAGGACAACCGAATTGAACGGCGCTGCAAACATCATGCCTTTGTCAAGCGACCCAATGTTAATGCTGTAGTATACCAAGCTTTAACTATCCTCATCAGTTACAAGGATGATTTGGATAGCAAAGAGTGTGACACCCTGATCGCGACATTTGAAATGTGCTTAGAGTCCAACACCATCGTCGCGAAGCCTTGTATCCAAGCTCTCACGTTATGTGTTTTTGAGCTTGAACAATCCATTGCCAAGCGATTATTACCGATTATCAGCAAGATGCGCGATATCAATTTAACATCCGGTATCGCTGTACATCTCCTCGAATTCATCCTTGCCCTAGGCGATCATCAACCTCTCTTCCGCAACTTTACAGATGCGCACTACAAAGATGTCTTTACCCTTGTTATCGATTACATCGCGGAACACAATGCTCGTTCAGATGAGTTGCCAGATATGACATCGGACAAGCGTGAAAGTTATACCCTCTCTCAGCATGTTATTGGTCTTGCCTATCACGCTATCTACGTATGGTATCTTGCACTCAAGTTATCTCTCCGACCAGATCTCGTCAGACATATTATAACCAAGCTCCTCCAGAGTAGATCTATTCGTGTGGCAACTGATGAAATGGTTGAAGTGTGTCTTGACTGGCTTGCGAGGTATACCTATGGTAATCCCGACCCCAAGCCGACATCGAGTTTGTTGAATGAGATGGTAGCGCGTGAATCAGGAGAATCGGACCCTCCAAAAAAACAAAGTTGGCATTTAGGCAATGCTATATTGACAATCACTTTGCATCCTGGTAGCGGTTGGGCTAGTATCACTTCCACGAGGCCTACGGGCGCAACCGAGCTTATTGCGAGGTTGGAGAATTTGCCGCTTTCGGAGATTGATGAGGACGGACTAGACCTTTTCGTGTTGCCCAATCTGTTGATGGAAAACAGGGGGCTTATCATGAAGGACGAAGAACAGGCC CTCTTCACGCCTCTGTCAACTTCTTCCGATCCCGCAGGCTCTTCTACCCCTTCTCAGCGCCGCAAAGAAATTGCTGTCGATCCCGCCTACTTTGCGATCCAACTGTTATCGTACCCCGCGGACAGCCTCGATTCTATACATGGTCGCCCAATCCCGAACGAAGAGCGGTTTAACCGTTCCCTTCGCAACATTGAGTTGACGCCAGTCATCGATACTGCCAAACTAGGTATCCTCTATGTGGCTTCCGGTCAGACGGACGAACTTGACATACTTTCAAACACTGACGGATCTCCGTTCTACCGCGAATTCCTTGCGGGATTGGGATCGCTCATCAAGCTGAAGGGTCAAATGGACGTTTTCACCGGTGGTCTCAACCGCGAAGATGACTCTGACGGAGAGTATGCTTACGCATGGTGGAACGACCTTATCCAGACTGTCTTCCACACGGCTACGATGATGCCCAACCACGCACACGACCCTAAGtttgacaagaagaaacgTTTGATCGGTAATGACTTCGTTAAAATCATCTACAATGATTCCGGTAGGGATTACAAGTTTGACACGCTCAGGACTGCGTTCAACTTTATCAATATCGTCATTTCTCCCCATACTACCCCAGAGACATACGCTCCTACCCCTTATGTTGAAATGACGGACCCTGAAAACATCTTGGGCGTTCGCACGAGGGATGACTACTTCAAGGTCATCGTCCAACGAGCTCCAGGTATTCCTGATTTCAGCCCTGTCGGTAAATTGAAGATATTGTCGAAAGAGACATTACCTGGGTTCGTGAGGCACGTGGCGTTGATGGCGAATGATATGGCCGCCAGGTTCGCCCATATAAGGAATGCTAGTGATCCAACAGAAGCAGAGTATATTACCAGCTGGCGAAGTCGTTTGAGAGCGATAAATAGATTGAAGGCAGG GCTTCCCCCTGTAGAAACCAAAATCGATtcggaggaggaaaaaaagagggaagaaatgcTGCAAGA TTTTACAAAATTGCTATCCGATCAATCAATAGCAAACCCTGATCAATGA
- a CDS encoding transcription factor IWS1, whose amino-acid sequence MSSPALDTVPGQTEEQDLPNEVQAHEHSPVGPTPEVPVEPESDSQDDEEQPEAQVSEQEQGNAAEQERLQDQEDQEQGAELVLQRTTAEEQEETRDELYNEVFGNQGSDASDLSDDEDARMDEGDKYVPATLTSAAKIPKFKKSKRDDEDEDEDEDDEDGREERRRKKKKKAERRRQREEEEEEEEAPVLDEATQRRLALEERIDAIGKKPKAVRRKKKGDDDVDIVDSYHDDICARLRDRMIAAADKDEAANKIKMPGTAKLAMLDEVMAVLRNTTLWQSIVDNGVLEAVKRWLEPLPDKSLPSVGIQKAIFEVLPKMDLDTTTLKECRLGPIVLFYTKTKRVTPAINRQADALVQAWSRPIIKRPANYRSRYIESQNEVEQSQGGGSGTGGGYSQSQRGTGERRFKRFDVKKALEENAHRKGARLQIVQDVQYTVAPEPKTQHQAEEMQHVSRIQQDNKKFNRFARQVKTKKH is encoded by the exons ATGTCCTCTCCCGCCCTTGACACAGTCCCTGGCCAAACAGAAGAGCAGGATCTTCCCAACGAAGTGCAAGCGCATGAGCACTCACCGGTTGGACCTACGCCGGAAGTGCCAGTAGAGCCCGAGTCTGATAGCCAGGACGACGAAGAGCAGCCCGAGGCTCAGGTGTCAGAACAAGAACAAGGAAATGCCGCAGAACAAGAGCGACTGCAAGACCAGGAAGATCAAGAGCAAGGTGCAGAGCTGGTGTTGCAGCGTACCACCGccgaggagcaggaggaaaCTCGAGATGAACTTTACAACGAAGTTTTCGGTAATCAAGGTTCTGATGCTTCGGATTTATcggatgacgaagatgcgaggatggatgaaggggatAAGTATGTGCCCGCTACTTTGACGAGTGCAGCCAAGATTCCAAAGTTCAAAAAATCTAaaagggatgatgaggatgaagatgaagatgaggacgatgaggatggtagggaggagaggagaaggaagaaaaagaagaaggcagagaggagaaggcaaagagaagaggaagaagaggaagaggaggcacCTGTGCTCGATGAGGCTACTC AGCGACGTCTTgctttggaggagagaataGATGCTATTGGCAAGAAGCCAAAGGCCGTCagacggaagaagaagggagacgACGATGTTGAT ATTGTGGACTCTTACCATGACGACATTTGCGCTCGTCTTCGAGACCGAATGATCGCTGCGGCGGACAAGGATGAGGCCGCTAACAAGATCAAAATGCCCGGTACAGCGAAGCTGGCCATGTTGGATGAAGTGATGGCTGTGTTGAGAAA CACGACTCTTTGGCAGTCGATCGTTGATAATGGTGTGCTTGAAGCTGTCAAGAGATGGCTTGAGCCTTTGCCAGACAAGAGCTTGCCGAGTGTTGGTATTCAAAAGGCTATCTTTGAGGTTCTTCCGAAG ATGGACCTCGATACAACCACCTTGAAAGAATGCCGTCTCGGTCCCATTGTCCTCTTCTACACCAAGACTAAGCGCGTCACACCCGCTATCAACCGACAAGCCGACGCTCTTGTCCAGGCTTGGTCCCGACCGATCATCAAGCGACCTGCAAACTACCGATCGCGATACATTGAGAGTCAGAACGAGGTCGAACAGTCACAAGGTGGTGGCAGTGGTACTGGAGGGGGCTACAGTCAGAGCCAACGAGGTacaggagagaggaggttCAAGAGGTTCGATGTCAAAAaagctttggaagagaatgcGCATAGGAAGGGTGCTAGATTGCAGATTGTCCAG GATGTGCAATACACTGTCGCGCCCGAACCCAAGACGCAGCATCAAGCCGAAGAGATGCAACACGTCTCCCGAATCCAACAAGATAATAAAAAGTTCAACAGGTTTGCAAGGCAAGTCAAAACTAAGAAGCATTAG